The following proteins come from a genomic window of Phnomibacter ginsenosidimutans:
- a CDS encoding penicillin-binding transpeptidase domain-containing protein has translation MMTRVFPAMAIVASLWMTACSTNNITQENELKKYFDSAKVEGCFGMFDNGQGQFTIYNMPRYRDSAYTPASTFKIFNSLVALGTGRIFSDTVVVPWDGVVRTSPSGDTMTDWNKDMNMREAFAVSNVGFYQEMARRIGRDTMQKMLDSVGYGNKKIGASIDRFWLDNSLKITPDEELGLVKRLYFKQLPFQNREQEIVKDLMIREKTDKYTLAYKTGWGTTEKGNQLGWLVGWIEENNHPYFFVLNIESPDPKVDFKTIRLSILKSILKEKGFFEGRK, from the coding sequence ATGATGACACGTGTATTTCCGGCCATGGCAATTGTGGCCAGTTTGTGGATGACTGCTTGCAGTACCAATAATATTACGCAGGAGAATGAGCTGAAAAAGTATTTCGACTCGGCCAAGGTGGAGGGCTGCTTCGGCATGTTCGACAACGGGCAGGGCCAGTTTACCATTTACAATATGCCCCGCTACCGCGATAGTGCTTACACACCGGCTTCTACGTTTAAAATTTTCAACTCGCTGGTAGCCTTGGGTACCGGCCGTATTTTCAGCGATACCGTGGTAGTACCCTGGGATGGCGTGGTACGCACCAGCCCAAGCGGCGATACCATGACCGACTGGAACAAAGACATGAACATGCGGGAAGCTTTTGCCGTGAGCAATGTGGGCTTTTATCAGGAAATGGCCCGCCGCATTGGCCGCGACACCATGCAAAAGATGCTAGACAGCGTGGGCTATGGCAATAAAAAAATAGGCGCCTCCATCGATCGTTTCTGGCTCGACAATTCATTGAAAATAACCCCCGATGAAGAGCTGGGTTTGGTAAAGCGCCTGTACTTTAAGCAGCTGCCTTTTCAAAACCGGGAGCAGGAAATTGTAAAAGACCTGATGATTCGGGAGAAGACCGACAAATACACGCTGGCCTACAAAACCGGCTGGGGCACTACCGAAAAAGGCAATCAACTGGGCTGGCTGGTAGGCTGGATAGAAGAAAACAACCACCCTTACTTTTTTGTGCTCAATATAGAAAGCCCCGATCCGAAGGTGGATTTCAAAACCATTCGCCTGAGCATTTTGAAAAGCATTTTGAAAGAGAAAGGATTTTTTGAGGGCAGGAAATAA